A region of Micropterus dolomieu isolate WLL.071019.BEF.003 ecotype Adirondacks linkage group LG01, ASM2129224v1, whole genome shotgun sequence DNA encodes the following proteins:
- the esyt2b gene encoding extended synaptotagmin-2 isoform X4 yields the protein MTSELPPWVHFPDVERVEWLNKTVKQMWPYISKFVEKLFLETIEPAVKESNAHLSTFCFSKIDIGDKPLRVNGIKVYTENVDKRQIIMDLQISFVGNTEIDIDIKRYYCKAGIKNIQLHGMLRVVMEPLLGDMPLVGALSVFFLKKPLLDINWTGLTNILDIPGLKGFSDSLIQDIIYSYLVLPNRVTIPLVGDVELAELRFPMPKGVLRIHLLEAQDLEGKDNFLGGLIKGKSDPYGILLIGNQLFQSKTIKECLNPKWNEVYEALVYEHSGQHLEIELFDEDPDKDDFLGSLMIDLTELHKEQKVDEWFDLEEAPTGKLHLKLEWLSLLSTPEKLDQVLRSVRADRSQTNDGLSSALLVVYLDSAKNLPSAKKSSSEPSPYVQMTVGHKSLESKVRYKTNEPLWEDCFSFLVHNPRMQELEVEVKDYKHKCTLGNLTVPLRSLLAEEDMTLTQCFPLRNSGPSSTIKLKMGLRILSLEKQVSSDQPSSVQVRASSVSQPTAAPPQRQSSTDFPLPSPTSPPMDASTLNLQQRDGEPYSAGHVHSISNLSTCISSSQKHLPHNESTPSLASDISLPFATLELQQRLRLLQNGSAPSQYPLGEVQLTVRHSSQRNKLVVVVHACRNLIAFTKDSSDPFIRLYLLPDKSRTGRRKTSTMKRTLNPVYDQTFEFSVSMVELHRRTLDVAVKNGGSILSKHKGLLGKVLVDLSGDDISKGWTQWYDLSEDGLSSQGIRSIHDPLI from the exons CCCCTGAGGGTCAACGGGATCAAGGTTTATACGGAAAATGTGGATAAGCGACAGATCATCATGGACCTACAGATCAG CTTTGTTGGCAACACTGAGATTGACATAGACATCAAACGCTATTACTGCAAAGCCGGCATTAAAAACATCCAG CTCCACGGCATGTTGAGAGTGGTGATGGAGCCGTTGCTGGGTGATATGCCTCTTGTTGGAGCTCTGTCTGTGTTCTTCCTCAAGAAGCCA cTTCTGGACATAAACTGGACTGGCCTCACCAATATACTTGACATTCCGGGGCTCAA GGGTTTCTCCGACAGTCTGATTCAAGACATTATCTATAGTTATCTGGTTTTACCCAACCGTGTCACGATCCCTCTGGTCGGGGATGTGGAACTGGCCGAGCTACGCTTCCCCATGCCAAAG GGAGTCCTGAGGATTCACCTCTTGGAGGCTCAGGATCTGGAAGGGAAGGATAATTTTCTGGGAGGGCTGATCAAGGGCAAGTCTGACCCGTATGGCATCCTGCTGATCGGCAACCAGCTGTTCCAGAGCAAGACGATCAAGGAGTGCCTCAATCCCAAATGGAACGAAGTTTATGAG GCTTTGGTGTACGAGCACTCAGGTCAACACCTTGAGATAGAGCTGTTTGATGAAGATCCGGACAAAGATGATTTCCTGGGAAG CCTGATGATCGATTTGACTGAGCTGCACAAAGAACAGAAGGTGGATGAG TGGTTCGACTTGGAAGAGGCTCCTACTGGGAAACTCCACTTAAAACTGGAGTGGCTATCTCTGCTCTCCACTCCTGAGAAGTTGGACCAG GTGCTGCGAAGTGTGCGTGCAGACAGAAGCCAGACAAATGATGGATTATCATCAGCGCTGCTTGTGGTCTATCTGGACTCAGCAAAGAACCTACCA TCTGCAAAGAAGAGTAGCAGCGAGCCCAGTCCTTATGTCCAAATGACAGTTGGACACAAAAGTCTTGAGAGTAAG GTCCGGTACAAGACCAATGAGCCTCTGTGGGAAGACTGTTTCTCATTCCTCGTTCACAATCCCAGGATGCAGGAGCTCGAGGTGGAG GTAAAAGATTACAAGCACAAATGCACCCTCGGTAATTTGACGGTGCCTTTGAGAAGTCTGTTGGCGGAGGAGGACATGACGCTGACTCAGTGCTTTCCTCTCAGGAATTCCGGGCCCAGCTCCACCATCAAACTCAAGATGGGCCTGAGG ATCCTGTCCCTGGAGAAGCAGGTATCCTCAGACCAGCCCTCCTCCGTCCAAGTCAGGGCGTCCAGTGTTTCGCAGCCAACCGCAGCCCCTCCCCAGAGACAATCAAGCACAGATTTCCCACTGCCTTCACCCACATCTCCACCTATGGACGCTTCCACCCTCAACCTCCAACAAAGGGACGGCGAGCCGTACTCAGCCGGCCATGTTCACAGCATCTCCAACCTGAGCACCTGCATATCTAGCTCCCAGAAACACCTGCCTCATAACGAGTCCACACCCAGCCTGGCCTCGGATATCTCTCTGCCCTTCGCCACCTTGGAGCTCCAGCAAAGGCTTCGTCTGCTGCAGAA TGGCTCGGCCCCCAGCCAGTACCCCCTGGGTGAGGTCCAACTGACTGTTCGACACAGCTCCCAGAGGAACAAACTAGTTGTGGTGGTGCACGCCTGCCG TAACTTGATAGCCTTCACCAAAGACAGTTCAGATCCCTTCATCCGCCTCTACTTGCTGCCTGACAAGAGCCGGACGGGGAGGAGGAAGACCAGCACGATGAAGAGGACCCTTAATCCTGTTTATGATCAAAC GTTTGAGTTTAGTGTATCTATGGTGGAGCTCCACAGGAGAACCCTGGATGTAGCAGTGAAGAACGGTGGGAGCATCCTGTCCAAACACAAAGGACTTTTGGGAAAG GTGCTGGTAGATTTAAGTGGGGATGATATATCTAAAGGATGGACACAATG GTatgatctgagtgaagatggttTGTCGTCTCAAGGCATAAGAAGTATTCACGACCCCCTCATATAG
- the esyt2b gene encoding extended synaptotagmin-2 isoform X5, with amino-acid sequence MWPYISKFVEKLFLETIEPAVKESNAHLSTFCFSKIDIGDKPLRVNGIKVYTENVDKRQIIMDLQISFVGNTEIDIDIKRYYCKAGIKNIQLHGMLRVVMEPLLGDMPLVGALSVFFLKKPLLDINWTGLTNILDIPGLKGFSDSLIQDIIYSYLVLPNRVTIPLVGDVELAELRFPMPKGVLRIHLLEAQDLEGKDNFLGGLIKGKSDPYGILLIGNQLFQSKTIKECLNPKWNEVYEALVYEHSGQHLEIELFDEDPDKDDFLGSLMIDLTELHKEQKVDEWFDLEEAPTGKLHLKLEWLSLLSTPEKLDQVLRSVRADRSQTNDGLSSALLVVYLDSAKNLPSAKKSSSEPSPYVQMTVGHKSLESKVRYKTNEPLWEDCFSFLVHNPRMQELEVEVKDYKHKCTLGNLTVPLRSLLAEEDMTLTQCFPLRNSGPSSTIKLKMGLRILSLEKQVSSDQPSSVQVRASSVSQPTAAPPQRQSSTDFPLPSPTSPPMDASTLNLQQRDGEPYSAGHVHSISNLSTCISSSQKHLPHNESTPSLASDISLPFATLELQQRLRLLQNGSAPSQYPLGEVQLTVRHSSQRNKLVVVVHACRNLIAFTKDSSDPFIRLYLLPDKSRTGRRKTSTMKRTLNPVYDQTFEFSVSMVELHRRTLDVAVKNGGSILSKHKGLLGKVLVDLSGDDISKGWTQWYDLSEDGLSSQGIRSIHDPLI; translated from the exons CCCCTGAGGGTCAACGGGATCAAGGTTTATACGGAAAATGTGGATAAGCGACAGATCATCATGGACCTACAGATCAG CTTTGTTGGCAACACTGAGATTGACATAGACATCAAACGCTATTACTGCAAAGCCGGCATTAAAAACATCCAG CTCCACGGCATGTTGAGAGTGGTGATGGAGCCGTTGCTGGGTGATATGCCTCTTGTTGGAGCTCTGTCTGTGTTCTTCCTCAAGAAGCCA cTTCTGGACATAAACTGGACTGGCCTCACCAATATACTTGACATTCCGGGGCTCAA GGGTTTCTCCGACAGTCTGATTCAAGACATTATCTATAGTTATCTGGTTTTACCCAACCGTGTCACGATCCCTCTGGTCGGGGATGTGGAACTGGCCGAGCTACGCTTCCCCATGCCAAAG GGAGTCCTGAGGATTCACCTCTTGGAGGCTCAGGATCTGGAAGGGAAGGATAATTTTCTGGGAGGGCTGATCAAGGGCAAGTCTGACCCGTATGGCATCCTGCTGATCGGCAACCAGCTGTTCCAGAGCAAGACGATCAAGGAGTGCCTCAATCCCAAATGGAACGAAGTTTATGAG GCTTTGGTGTACGAGCACTCAGGTCAACACCTTGAGATAGAGCTGTTTGATGAAGATCCGGACAAAGATGATTTCCTGGGAAG CCTGATGATCGATTTGACTGAGCTGCACAAAGAACAGAAGGTGGATGAG TGGTTCGACTTGGAAGAGGCTCCTACTGGGAAACTCCACTTAAAACTGGAGTGGCTATCTCTGCTCTCCACTCCTGAGAAGTTGGACCAG GTGCTGCGAAGTGTGCGTGCAGACAGAAGCCAGACAAATGATGGATTATCATCAGCGCTGCTTGTGGTCTATCTGGACTCAGCAAAGAACCTACCA TCTGCAAAGAAGAGTAGCAGCGAGCCCAGTCCTTATGTCCAAATGACAGTTGGACACAAAAGTCTTGAGAGTAAG GTCCGGTACAAGACCAATGAGCCTCTGTGGGAAGACTGTTTCTCATTCCTCGTTCACAATCCCAGGATGCAGGAGCTCGAGGTGGAG GTAAAAGATTACAAGCACAAATGCACCCTCGGTAATTTGACGGTGCCTTTGAGAAGTCTGTTGGCGGAGGAGGACATGACGCTGACTCAGTGCTTTCCTCTCAGGAATTCCGGGCCCAGCTCCACCATCAAACTCAAGATGGGCCTGAGG ATCCTGTCCCTGGAGAAGCAGGTATCCTCAGACCAGCCCTCCTCCGTCCAAGTCAGGGCGTCCAGTGTTTCGCAGCCAACCGCAGCCCCTCCCCAGAGACAATCAAGCACAGATTTCCCACTGCCTTCACCCACATCTCCACCTATGGACGCTTCCACCCTCAACCTCCAACAAAGGGACGGCGAGCCGTACTCAGCCGGCCATGTTCACAGCATCTCCAACCTGAGCACCTGCATATCTAGCTCCCAGAAACACCTGCCTCATAACGAGTCCACACCCAGCCTGGCCTCGGATATCTCTCTGCCCTTCGCCACCTTGGAGCTCCAGCAAAGGCTTCGTCTGCTGCAGAA TGGCTCGGCCCCCAGCCAGTACCCCCTGGGTGAGGTCCAACTGACTGTTCGACACAGCTCCCAGAGGAACAAACTAGTTGTGGTGGTGCACGCCTGCCG TAACTTGATAGCCTTCACCAAAGACAGTTCAGATCCCTTCATCCGCCTCTACTTGCTGCCTGACAAGAGCCGGACGGGGAGGAGGAAGACCAGCACGATGAAGAGGACCCTTAATCCTGTTTATGATCAAAC GTTTGAGTTTAGTGTATCTATGGTGGAGCTCCACAGGAGAACCCTGGATGTAGCAGTGAAGAACGGTGGGAGCATCCTGTCCAAACACAAAGGACTTTTGGGAAAG GTGCTGGTAGATTTAAGTGGGGATGATATATCTAAAGGATGGACACAATG GTatgatctgagtgaagatggttTGTCGTCTCAAGGCATAAGAAGTATTCACGACCCCCTCATATAG